A stretch of the Pseudomonas sp. ACM7 genome encodes the following:
- a CDS encoding multidrug transporter — protein MNLFRTLVVVLLLSVGAPALAANTGSGDPRYTIQNPPAYAMLGDLLIARPLLVVATVIGAGAFVVSLPFTALGGGVGDAGQALVVDPAKAAFVRCLGCIGEGFEQRE, from the coding sequence ATGAACCTGTTTCGAACCCTTGTCGTCGTTTTGCTGCTGAGCGTCGGTGCGCCAGCGCTGGCAGCAAACACGGGCAGCGGCGACCCGCGTTACACCATCCAGAATCCCCCGGCGTACGCCATGCTCGGCGATTTGCTGATTGCCCGACCTTTGTTGGTCGTGGCGACGGTGATCGGTGCCGGAGCGTTTGTGGTGTCGTTGCCGTTTACCGCGTTGGGTGGCGGCGTTGGCGATGCGGGGCAGGCGTTGGTGGTCGACCCGGCGAAAGCGGCGTTCGTGCGGTGCTTGGGGTGTATCGGAGAAGGGTTTGAGCAGCGGGAGTGA
- a CDS encoding class I SAM-dependent rRNA methyltransferase yields the protein MSLPSLRLKANADRRLRNGHLWVYSNEIDVAATPLHGFKAGDQAILEAASGKPLGIVAMSPNNLICARLLSRDIKLPLDKSLLVHRLNVALSLRDRLFDKPFYRLVYGDSDLLPGLVVDRFGDILVVQIASATMEAHKEDVIAALTQVIKPSGILFKNDSAARDAEGLNRYVETVFGLVPEWVALEENGVKFEAPVIQGQKTGWFYDHRMNRARLAPYAKGKRVLDLYSYIGGWGVQAAAFGASEVFCVDASAFALDGVERNAALNGFADKMTCIEGDVFEALKELKASEERFDVIVADPPAFIKRKKDMKNGEGAYRRLNEQAMRLLSKDGILVSASCSMHLPEDDLQNILLTSARHLDRNIQMLERGGQGPDHPVHPAIAETRYIKSITCRLLPNS from the coding sequence ATGTCCCTGCCTAGCCTGCGCCTCAAAGCCAACGCCGACCGTCGCCTGCGAAACGGCCATTTGTGGGTCTATAGCAACGAAATCGATGTAGCCGCTACTCCTTTGCACGGTTTCAAGGCCGGCGACCAGGCGATCCTCGAAGCAGCCAGCGGCAAGCCGCTGGGCATCGTTGCCATGAGCCCGAACAACCTGATCTGCGCCCGCCTCTTGTCGCGCGACATCAAGTTGCCGCTGGACAAGTCGCTGCTGGTGCATCGCCTGAACGTCGCGCTGTCCCTGCGCGATCGCCTGTTCGACAAGCCGTTCTATCGCCTGGTCTACGGCGATTCCGACCTGCTTCCAGGTCTGGTAGTCGACCGTTTCGGCGACATCCTGGTGGTACAGATCGCTTCGGCAACCATGGAAGCCCATAAAGAAGACGTGATCGCAGCGCTGACCCAAGTGATCAAGCCTAGCGGCATTCTGTTCAAGAACGACTCCGCTGCCCGTGATGCCGAAGGCCTCAACCGCTACGTCGAAACCGTGTTCGGCCTGGTGCCGGAGTGGGTTGCCCTGGAAGAAAACGGCGTGAAATTCGAAGCGCCCGTCATCCAGGGACAAAAAACCGGTTGGTTCTACGACCACCGCATGAACCGCGCGCGTCTGGCACCTTACGCCAAAGGCAAACGCGTGCTGGACCTGTACAGCTACATCGGTGGTTGGGGCGTGCAAGCGGCTGCGTTCGGCGCCAGTGAAGTGTTCTGCGTCGACGCATCGGCCTTCGCCCTCGACGGCGTCGAGCGCAACGCCGCGCTGAACGGTTTCGCCGACAAGATGACCTGCATTGAAGGCGACGTGTTTGAAGCCCTGAAAGAGCTGAAAGCCAGCGAAGAGCGTTTCGACGTGATCGTTGCCGATCCTCCGGCGTTCATCAAACGCAAGAAAGACATGAAAAACGGTGAAGGTGCCTACCGTCGCCTGAACGAGCAAGCCATGCGCCTGCTCAGCAAAGACGGCATCCTGGTCAGCGCTTCGTGCTCGATGCACCTGCCGGAAGACGATCTGCAGAACATCCTGCTGACCAGCGCCCGTCACCTGGACCGCAACATCCAGATGCTGGAGCGCGGCGGTCAGGGCCCGGATCACCCGGTTCACCCAGCCATCGCCGAAACCCGCTACATTAAAAGCATCACCTGCCGTCTGCTGCCAAACAGCTGA
- a CDS encoding SagB family peptide dehydrogenase — protein sequence MQINPYIFILPRTPDQIVWDYKNHKQFELNLEYSTRLAHLIDNLEKFDDNNIIDTQLLNAGILTSSIQDPIEWGWDELSKIFHIGTKNIPCEYVPQDINEWSRHYLDHCAEVLATPAPEVRLTERPTSERIALPQPSCLPQSALAKTLIDRKTCRSFTGEGVSLDDVGALLYLSLGYLRERDNDIDETIAEGLGARRSSPSGGGLNACEGFLHVQNVSGLNPGLYAYHPDKHALSFVNPVPDSPLGQLLCGQHFINNLPVGLFITARFDKLWWKYEHSRAYRMAYVEAGHISQTFQLVATALGLSTWLTGALADDQVETLLGIEDSAEQPLFFVGCGRSDGQVMCKELKALLRNRGSQQ from the coding sequence ATGCAGATAAACCCCTATATATTCATACTTCCTCGCACGCCCGACCAAATAGTCTGGGATTACAAGAACCACAAACAGTTCGAATTGAACCTTGAATACTCAACCCGTCTCGCACACCTTATCGACAACCTTGAAAAGTTTGATGACAACAACATAATAGACACGCAACTCCTGAACGCAGGAATACTCACATCTTCAATACAAGACCCCATTGAATGGGGCTGGGATGAACTGTCGAAGATATTTCATATCGGCACCAAGAACATTCCTTGTGAATATGTCCCCCAAGATATTAATGAATGGTCGAGACACTATCTGGACCATTGCGCCGAAGTACTGGCCACTCCTGCCCCGGAGGTCAGACTCACAGAACGCCCGACAAGCGAGCGGATTGCCCTGCCCCAACCTTCCTGTCTGCCGCAAAGCGCACTTGCAAAGACCTTGATCGACCGAAAGACCTGCCGCTCCTTCACGGGTGAAGGGGTTTCTCTCGACGATGTGGGCGCTCTTTTGTATTTGTCCCTTGGCTATCTACGCGAGCGCGACAACGACATCGACGAAACCATCGCTGAAGGTCTCGGCGCCCGGCGCAGCAGTCCATCCGGTGGCGGGTTGAATGCCTGCGAAGGTTTTCTTCATGTTCAGAACGTCAGCGGCCTGAATCCCGGGCTCTACGCCTACCACCCCGACAAACATGCTTTAAGCTTCGTCAATCCGGTGCCTGACTCACCCTTGGGCCAGTTGTTGTGTGGGCAGCATTTCATCAACAACCTGCCAGTCGGCCTGTTCATCACCGCTCGCTTCGACAAACTGTGGTGGAAATATGAACACTCGCGGGCCTACCGAATGGCTTACGTCGAGGCGGGTCATATTTCCCAGACCTTTCAACTGGTGGCCACCGCACTCGGGTTAAGCACCTGGCTGACCGGTGCGTTGGCGGACGATCAGGTCGAAACGTTGCTGGGGATCGAGGACAGCGCCGAACAGCCGTTGTTTTTTGTGGGCTGCGGGCGGAGTGACGGTCAAGTGATGTGCAAGGAATTGAAAGCGCTGCTGCGCAACCGAGGCTCACAACAATGA
- the mutM gene encoding bifunctional DNA-formamidopyrimidine glycosylase/DNA-(apurinic or apyrimidinic site) lyase, translated as MPELPEVETTRRGIAPHLEGQRVSRVIVRERRLRWPIPEDLDVRLSGQRIVLVERRAKYLLINAEVGTLISHLGMSGNLRLVEIGTPVAKHEHVDIELESGLALRYTDPRRFGAMLWSLDPLNHELLIRLGPEPLTDLFDGERLFQQSRGRSMAVKPFIMDNAVVVGVGNIYATEALFAAGIDPRREAKSISRARYLKLAIEIKRILAAAIERGGTTLRDFIGGDGQPGYFQQELFVYGRRGAPCKVCGTELREVKLGQRASVFCPRCQS; from the coding sequence ATGCCGGAACTGCCTGAAGTCGAAACCACCCGCCGCGGGATTGCGCCGCACCTGGAAGGCCAGCGCGTCAGCCGGGTAATCGTGCGTGAGCGGCGCTTGCGCTGGCCGATTCCCGAAGACCTGGATGTGCGGCTGTCTGGCCAGCGCATCGTGCTGGTGGAAAGACGCGCGAAGTACCTGCTGATCAATGCCGAAGTCGGCACGCTGATCAGCCATTTGGGGATGTCGGGAAATCTGCGTCTGGTGGAAATCGGCACGCCGGTGGCCAAGCATGAGCATGTGGACATCGAACTGGAATCCGGTCTGGCCCTGCGTTACACCGACCCGCGACGGTTCGGCGCGATGCTCTGGAGCCTTGACCCACTCAACCATGAGTTGTTGATTCGCCTGGGGCCGGAGCCGTTGACCGACCTGTTCGACGGCGAGCGCTTGTTCCAGCAGTCCCGTGGGCGATCCATGGCGGTCAAGCCGTTCATCATGGACAACGCGGTGGTGGTCGGCGTGGGCAATATCTACGCAACCGAAGCGTTGTTCGCCGCCGGTATCGATCCGCGTCGTGAGGCCAAAAGCATCTCTCGGGCGCGTTATCTGAAACTGGCGATCGAGATCAAACGCATCCTGGCGGCCGCTATCGAGCGCGGCGGCACCACGCTGCGAGATTTTATCGGCGGTGACGGTCAGCCGGGATATTTCCAGCAGGAACTATTCGTGTACGGCCGTCGCGGTGCGCCCTGCAAGGTATGTGGCACGGAGTTGCGGGAAGTGAAGCTCGGGCAGCGCGCCAGCGTCTTTTGCCCGCGTTGTCAGAGCTGA
- a CDS encoding GMC family oxidoreductase, with product MPVPDPFREGQARGWKTYNGSQLTQDLTLEADVAIIGSGAGGGTTAEILSAAGYKVLLIEEGPLKTSSDFKMLEDQAYTSLYQEGIGRMSKDGAITILQGRAVGGTTLINWTSSFRTPDPTLDHWAKEHDVKGHAPAEMAPWFEKMEQRLGVAPWMVPPNANNDVIRKGCEKLGYAWHVIPRNVRGCWNLGYCGMGCPTNAKQSMLVTTIPATLEKGGELLYLARAEKLLISGDKVTGLHCVAMDDRCVAPTGQTITVKARHYVLAGGGINSPALLMRSEAPDPHKRLGKRTFLHLVNMSAGLFDEVINPFYGAPQSIYSDHFQWQDGTSGKMSYKLEVPPLHPALATTLLGGFGKENAQHMENLPHTHAMLALLRDGFHPDSPGGSVELRSDGTPVLDYQVSPYAWDGLRRAFHSMAEIQFAGGAHAVMPMDADARYVKTLTEARTLIDGLSLELYRTRLGSAHVMGGCAMGEDPKNAVTDSLGRHHQLGNLSIHDGSLFPTSIGANPQLSVYGLTAQLATSLAERLKNP from the coding sequence ATGCCCGTACCCGATCCGTTCCGCGAAGGCCAGGCCCGTGGCTGGAAAACCTATAACGGTTCACAACTGACCCAGGACCTGACCCTCGAAGCGGACGTGGCGATTATCGGCAGCGGCGCGGGCGGTGGCACCACCGCCGAAATCCTCAGCGCCGCGGGCTACAAGGTATTGCTGATCGAGGAAGGCCCGCTCAAGACCAGCAGCGACTTCAAGATGCTCGAAGACCAGGCCTACACCAGCCTCTATCAGGAAGGTATCGGCCGCATGAGCAAGGACGGCGCAATCACCATCCTTCAGGGCCGGGCGGTGGGCGGCACCACGCTGATCAACTGGACCTCCAGTTTTCGCACGCCGGATCCGACCCTCGACCACTGGGCCAAGGAACACGACGTCAAAGGCCACGCGCCGGCCGAGATGGCGCCGTGGTTCGAGAAAATGGAACAACGCCTGGGCGTCGCACCCTGGATGGTCCCGCCCAACGCCAACAACGACGTGATCCGCAAAGGCTGCGAAAAACTCGGCTACGCCTGGCATGTGATCCCGCGCAACGTGCGTGGTTGCTGGAACCTCGGGTACTGCGGCATGGGTTGCCCGACCAACGCCAAGCAATCGATGCTGGTCACAACCATCCCGGCGACCTTGGAAAAAGGTGGGGAGTTGCTCTATCTGGCTCGTGCCGAAAAGCTCTTGATCAGCGGCGACAAGGTCACGGGCTTGCATTGCGTAGCGATGGACGACCGCTGCGTCGCGCCTACCGGACAGACGATCACGGTCAAGGCGCGGCATTACGTGCTGGCCGGGGGCGGGATCAACAGCCCGGCGTTGCTCATGCGCTCCGAGGCACCGGATCCGCACAAACGGCTGGGTAAACGGACTTTTCTACACCTGGTGAACATGTCGGCAGGGTTGTTCGACGAAGTGATCAACCCGTTTTATGGCGCGCCACAGTCGATCTATTCCGACCATTTCCAATGGCAGGATGGCACCTCCGGAAAAATGTCTTACAAACTCGAAGTGCCGCCGCTGCACCCGGCACTGGCCACGACGTTGCTCGGCGGTTTCGGCAAGGAAAACGCCCAGCACATGGAAAACCTGCCCCACACCCACGCCATGCTGGCGTTGCTGCGGGACGGCTTTCACCCGGACAGCCCCGGCGGCAGCGTCGAGTTGCGCAGTGACGGCACGCCGGTGCTCGACTATCAGGTTTCACCCTATGCCTGGGACGGATTGCGTCGGGCGTTCCACAGCATGGCCGAGATCCAGTTCGCGGGCGGTGCCCATGCGGTAATGCCAATGGACGCCGATGCTCGCTACGTGAAAACCCTGACCGAAGCGCGCACGCTGATCGACGGCCTGAGCCTTGAGCTGTATCGCACACGCCTGGGCAGCGCCCATGTGATGGGCGGTTGTGCCATGGGTGAAGACCCGAAAAACGCCGTGACCGACAGCCTCGGCCGGCATCATCAGTTAGGCAACCTGTCGATTCATGACGGCTCGCTGTTCCCCACCAGCATTGGCGCAAACCCACAATTGTCGGTCTACGGGCTGACGGCGCAGCTGGCAACTTCTTTGGCCGAACGTTTGAAAAACCCATGA
- a CDS encoding diiron oxygenase — translation MTGPRTDDLSLPDAWAQRFTLGDWNTRASVRTSEHTYQLPSDLERQLETRHWFPPAFLPYLNHPAIEAAGSAITHRLSANHLVYFLDYTTRLEHRIVNRSVETIVHDELGASIPRRMKTAALQLYTDEGYHALFSNSLAEQIADLYGMTQRPVMPRRITRLNALIDHSPERHKALAWFLVGFVSETIIARELLEVCRNELVSSVQEMLRDHLTDEARHSRYFCEVFHYLWLTLNSSQRTFAAKLLVDILLMFFEVDERWLKESLNSVGLRENCVAEILSALTGPQACLQRARSGAGATLQAMEKAGFFYLPFNQQLFAQAGLVDG, via the coding sequence ATGACCGGGCCCCGCACAGACGACCTGTCACTGCCCGACGCCTGGGCACAGCGCTTCACCCTCGGCGACTGGAACACCCGAGCCTCGGTACGAACCAGCGAGCACACCTATCAATTGCCATCAGATCTGGAACGGCAACTGGAAACACGACACTGGTTCCCGCCCGCCTTCCTGCCCTACCTGAATCACCCGGCCATCGAAGCAGCCGGCAGTGCGATCACCCATCGTTTATCGGCCAACCATCTGGTGTATTTCCTCGACTACACCACCCGGCTCGAACATCGAATCGTCAACCGCTCCGTGGAAACCATCGTCCACGATGAGCTCGGCGCGTCCATCCCCCGACGGATGAAAACGGCCGCCCTCCAGCTGTACACCGATGAGGGTTATCACGCCCTGTTCTCCAATAGCCTCGCCGAGCAGATAGCCGACCTCTACGGCATGACCCAACGCCCGGTGATGCCGCGCCGCATTACCCGACTGAACGCCCTGATTGACCACAGCCCAGAGAGGCATAAGGCGCTGGCCTGGTTTCTCGTCGGCTTCGTGTCCGAGACCATCATCGCCAGGGAACTGCTCGAGGTTTGTCGCAACGAGCTGGTGTCCAGCGTCCAGGAAATGCTCAGGGACCACCTCACCGACGAGGCCCGACACAGTCGTTACTTTTGCGAAGTGTTCCATTATCTGTGGCTGACCCTGAACAGCAGCCAACGCACGTTCGCCGCGAAGCTGCTGGTGGACATCCTCCTGATGTTCTTTGAGGTCGATGAGCGATGGCTGAAGGAAAGCCTGAACAGCGTGGGCCTCAGGGAGAATTGCGTCGCAGAAATCCTCAGTGCCCTGACCGGCCCGCAAGCCTGCCTACAGCGCGCCCGATCAGGTGCAGGCGCGACGCTACAGGCAATGGAAAAGGCAGGTTTTTTCTACCTGCCTTTTAACCAGCAGCTCTTCGCACAGGCAGGACTTGTCGATGGATGA
- a CDS encoding YfhL family 4Fe-4S dicluster ferredoxin, with amino-acid sequence MSLIITDDCINCDVCEPECPNAAISQGEEIYVIDPNLCTQCVGHYDEPQCQQVCPVDCIPLDEAHPETEEQLMEKYRKITGKA; translated from the coding sequence ATGTCCCTGATCATCACCGACGATTGCATCAACTGCGACGTCTGCGAACCCGAGTGCCCGAACGCCGCCATCTCCCAGGGCGAAGAGATCTACGTGATCGACCCGAACCTGTGCACCCAGTGCGTCGGCCACTACGACGAACCTCAGTGCCAGCAAGTTTGCCCGGTGGATTGCATTCCGCTGGACGAGGCGCATCCGGAGACTGAAGAGCAGTTGATGGAGAAGTACCGGAAGATTACTGGCAAGGCTTGA
- a CDS encoding twin-arginine translocation pathway signal protein, producing the protein MSPSLSDTPALSRRGLLKFSLGASAFLATAGLGASLSGCSSSLPASGFAILRSGDLLFLRALIPVMLDGAVAIEKMPTAVGETLHCLDNGLNHLSPEMLKLTRQLFDVLGMSITRGPLTGIWGSWENASADEIRHFLDRWENSSLSLLRMGHSSLLQLVMMAWYSRAESWAHCGYPGPPTV; encoded by the coding sequence ATGAGCCCAAGTCTGTCCGATACACCCGCGCTGTCACGGCGCGGCTTGCTTAAATTCAGCCTGGGTGCCAGCGCTTTTCTCGCCACCGCCGGTTTGGGAGCGAGCCTCAGCGGTTGCTCATCGAGCCTGCCGGCCAGCGGTTTCGCGATTCTGCGCAGCGGTGACTTGCTGTTTCTGCGGGCACTGATTCCGGTGATGCTCGACGGCGCTGTGGCCATCGAGAAAATGCCGACGGCCGTCGGTGAAACCTTACACTGCCTGGACAACGGTCTGAATCATCTGTCGCCGGAAATGCTCAAGCTGACCCGACAGTTATTCGATGTGCTGGGAATGAGCATCACCCGCGGCCCACTGACCGGGATCTGGGGCAGCTGGGAAAACGCCAGTGCCGACGAGATCCGGCATTTTCTCGATCGCTGGGAAAACAGCTCGTTAAGTCTGCTGCGCATGGGCCATAGCTCGCTGCTGCAACTGGTGATGATGGCTTGGTACAGCCGGGCGGAGTCGTGGGCGCATTGCGGGTATCCCGGACCACCCACGGTCTGA
- a CDS encoding HDOD domain-containing protein → MPAQPQIMVDLQMEQYMPDPDLEVIAKLISQDPGLSGALLKIVNSPYYGLSNKIASIQRAVNLLGSRSIINLINAQSIKGEMNDDTIVTLNRFWDTAQDVAMTCLTLAKRIGAQAGDEAYALGLFHDCGVPLMLQRFPNYMTVLEEAYASASAECRVVDTENRVFNTNHAVVGYYTAKSWRLPEHVTAAIANHHNALAIFSDESSRNSQVKNLLAILKMAEHICASFRVLGNQRDDHEWNSIAPLVLDYVGLSDYDFETLKQTIRDLGAHR, encoded by the coding sequence GTGCCGGCCCAGCCGCAAATCATGGTGGATTTGCAGATGGAACAGTACATGCCCGATCCGGATCTGGAGGTGATCGCGAAGCTGATCTCTCAGGACCCGGGCCTCTCTGGCGCCTTGTTGAAAATCGTCAACTCGCCGTATTACGGCTTGAGCAACAAGATCGCCTCGATTCAGCGTGCGGTGAATCTGCTGGGCAGCCGCTCGATCATCAACCTGATCAACGCGCAGTCGATCAAGGGCGAAATGAACGACGACACCATCGTCACCTTGAATCGTTTCTGGGATACCGCTCAGGACGTGGCGATGACCTGCCTGACCCTGGCCAAGCGTATCGGCGCCCAGGCCGGCGATGAAGCGTACGCCCTGGGTCTGTTCCATGACTGCGGCGTGCCGCTGATGCTCCAGCGTTTCCCCAACTACATGACCGTTCTGGAAGAGGCCTACGCCAGTGCCAGCGCCGAATGTCGGGTGGTGGACACTGAGAATCGGGTGTTCAATACCAATCATGCGGTGGTGGGTTATTACACCGCCAAATCCTGGCGTCTGCCGGAGCATGTGACCGCCGCCATCGCCAATCACCACAATGCGTTGGCGATCTTCAGCGATGAGTCGTCGCGCAACAGTCAGGTGAAAAACCTGCTGGCGATCCTGAAAATGGCCGAACACATTTGTGCGTCCTTCCGGGTGCTGGGCAACCAGCGTGATGACCACGAGTGGAACAGCATCGCACCGCTGGTTCTCGATTACGTCGGCCTCTCGGACTACGACTTCGAGACCCTCAAACAAACGATTCGTGACCTTGGCGCTCACCGCTGA
- the coaD gene encoding pantetheine-phosphate adenylyltransferase has product MNRVLYPGTFDPITKGHGDLVERAARLFDHVIIAVAASPKKNPLFPLEQRVALAREVTKHLPNVEVVGFSTLLAHFAKEKNANVFLRGLRAVSDFEYEFQLANMNRQLAPDVESLFLTPSERYSYISSTLVREIAALGGDITKFVHPVVADALNERFKK; this is encoded by the coding sequence ATGAACCGAGTGTTGTACCCAGGTACCTTCGACCCTATTACCAAGGGCCATGGCGATCTGGTCGAACGCGCCGCGCGCCTGTTCGATCATGTGATCATCGCCGTCGCCGCCAGCCCGAAGAAAAACCCGTTGTTTCCCCTGGAACAGCGTGTGGCGCTGGCCCGCGAGGTCACTAAACATCTGCCGAACGTTGAAGTCGTCGGCTTCTCGACGTTGCTGGCGCATTTCGCCAAAGAGAAGAACGCCAACGTGTTCCTGCGTGGTTTGCGAGCGGTATCGGACTTCGAATACGAATTCCAGCTGGCCAACATGAACCGTCAGCTGGCACCGGATGTGGAAAGTTTGTTTCTTACCCCGTCCGAGCGTTATTCGTACATTTCCTCGACGCTGGTCCGTGAAATTGCAGCCCTGGGCGGTGATATCACCAAGTTCGTCCACCCTGTGGTGGCGGACGCCCTGAACGAACGCTTCAAAAAGTAG